AATACGAAATAGTACTACTCCTATAATATTACTAGATGACAAAGTGATATGCATATGCATGGTTCTGGCTTTTGTGAAATCACATTATTTATCATCAAATCATTATGATCTTTTCCCTttcaaatttcttttctttttgtccaaattgttatttattcatcttctccttgtagtaataataaaatttggatagaaaaataatgagtCTTTGTCTGGTCAATATTGCAAATTGctctctgtctctgtctctctctctttctcaatTAGATGTCCATTTAATTAACTTGTTCATTAgttactttataatttaaataatataatgatCATACCCAATAATTAAGGTGGCTAAATTGCATTCTTAATTAAGTGATATCTCAATCCAAGTTGGCCATTCGTAAGTAAGACTAAATTAATTCAAGATTGTATTCCACTGCTAAATCTTTTATGTTTTTCGGTccacactatatatatatatatatatatatatgtacttaccatttcaatttgtttatttttaggATCTAATCCACAGCTGAACAGTGGTGCCCATATGATTTACACGAGTTGttgataaatttgaaatttttcattttttcttaagGTGTACTCATATGAACTGCGAAATATTCTTGATTCTTGGAGAGTtcgtatttattttttttaggggCACCTAACAAATGTTCTGTTGCAAACTTAGTCTTCTTTTACTCAAGTGATCTGTTTCTTTCTTGATCCTAGTGTCTAGGAGTGAAATTTTATTCTGGGATTTGTAATGTCCTTTGTGTTACATGTGGATTCTTCataattgtttaaaatttaaaagcttttaattgtaaaatgtttaaaaatttaatttttaaaagtaaatgtGTActtacatataattaattttatatgcaaatactttgtgtttaaatttttaatttagtttaaaactTTGGAAATAAAGGCACAGATGGAACTATTAAGACTAGAAGGCTAAAAGTTAAAGAAATGGATAACTTATCTAGAGATGAGCAAGTTGTTGTGAACTTTGAAGATGAACAAGCTATTGGAGAAGCCCAAGGTTTGCTTGCTGGATATCTAGGAACATTGGCAGTTGATTGTAAGTTATTTCCAATCAATTTCTCAAAGTGGTCAGGACCTTTAGGCATACCTCGATCTAGATTTGAAGAGTGTTTTAGTAACTTGCTGAAGGTATATATTTGAAATATTTAGTTTTACTAAATTcctattaaaattttctattgttaatgatatcttgttatttatgtatgatttttttttatagccaaaatttcatttcaaaatttctGAGGGCATTGCAAAAGCGATATTGCAAGCTTAGCCTTGCAAAAAAGTGGTCACAACATAGAATTAAGTTATGGAAAGAGTTCTATGATCCATGCATGAGTAGACAAGCACTCATTGATAATGTCCCGGTCGGCATCGACAGAGATCAATGGGCATCTTTTGTTCAGTATCGGTTTCTACCTTCTACAATGGTAACAtgctaaaattttcaaaatataatattaatacgTAATCACTTTTCTaatcttcatttttctttttttataggAGATGTGTAGGAGAAATAAGGAAGCTCGCAAGAAGCAAACAATTCCCCATACTGGTGGCTCGAAACCCATCTCAAGGAAAAGACATGAAATAGTATGAACCATcaatcattttttgtttttactaaATTATGATATGctctttaactatttttttttatattcttttgtaTAGTTTTTAGAAACTGGTCGAAAAATTAGCCGTGGAGAAATGTACATAGAAACTCATAAGAAGAGAGATGGGTCGTTTGTGACTGATGAAGCAAGGGATATAGCAGTAAGTTGTACTTTTTGGTCTATTTTAGTACAAAGTGTTACTTCAAAATCTGCCAAACCTTAatgttattttgttaaatttttgttgCTTAAATCTCAAATGCAGGAACAAATTGAAGTACTTATGACTCAAAATGAGAAAGATGAATCTAGACCATCTACAAATGATGCTATTGGAAAAGTGTTTGGGGAGGAGCATTCTAGTAGGGTGTGATGCATGGGAATGGGAGCAACACCTACTAATACTTTCAGAAATGGCAATCATCCTAGCCAGTTAGCTAATTCTTCAACTTCAATGTCATCTACTACCAATTACTCCCAAGCTGATTTTAAGCGTTTGGAGTCTAAATTTGATGGGACATTAGCTGCATTCAAGGCTTATTTTCTTGCTAAAGAAGGAAGAATTCCTGTTGAACTTACTAGTATATTTGGCCATGGAACTCAGGTAAATTGCCATCTCTCGTCAAATCTATGTTggactaatatttttaaaaattatgataaatgaTAACCGTTATATTATGCTAATGTTCTAGCATGGTATTAGTCTCGTATATTCTCACTTTTACATGCCTACTCTTACTAATTTGTTGTTCAAGTTTTTCACA
This sequence is a window from Arachis duranensis cultivar V14167 chromosome 2, aradu.V14167.gnm2.J7QH, whole genome shotgun sequence. Protein-coding genes within it:
- the LOC110278190 gene encoding uncharacterized protein LOC110278190 translates to MVYYVDDVVNKGWSIVVHLKPRDLYEMGDEIEEAADEDEPHQEQALDQYFAMPKCKRFTNPLRSAPQPENGFDQTNDEVFHNSPTDISPPNHDSPPNHDSTIQSNPDSNMDHSLPNQGSQEHTRPFGGRQSSEYWTVETVGTDGTIKTRRLKVKEMDNLSRDEQVVVNFEDEQAIGEAQGLLAGYLGTLAVDCKLFPINFSKWSGPLGIPRSRFEECFSNLLKEMCRRNKEARKKQTIPHTGGSKPISRKRHEIFLETGRKISRGEMYIETHKKRDGSFVTDEARDIAEQIEVLMTQNEKDESRPSTNDAIGKVFGEEHSSRV